Part of the Salvelinus namaycush isolate Seneca chromosome 25, SaNama_1.0, whole genome shotgun sequence genome is shown below.
taacagcatatttaacagggtagttaacagcatatttaacagcatatttaacagcctatttaacagggtagttaacagcatatttaacagcatatttaacagcgtagttaacagcatatttaacagcgtagttaacagggtagttaacagggtAGTTTCCCAAATTCGAtcctcaaatgtatttttaacactacacagctgattcaaattagCAAAGCTTAAAGATTAgttcattatttgaatcagcCATGTAGTGCTAGGAAGAAGGGAAAaaatgcaccccttggggtcgcgaggaccgagtttgggaaccCTGCAGTAGTATATCTCATTGCCAACTGTCCAGCAAGTTGAACTGTTGGGGATTGTCTGAGCACAAACAGGTATATAGAATAGAGCAGTGATTCCCAACCAGAGGTACTTAGCCTATCCACAGGCGGTACTCGAGAAGACTCATAaaaccataggcctactggtaaaatgcacatgagggggtacttcaggggtactccggtaagagcaaaattcagttggtggtacagtaaccacaaaaggttgggaaccactggtctagagtGATAACAGACTGTTATTTTGTGCAGGTCATTCCATCAGTCTTTCCGCACCGCTTCTTCTGTGAGAAGAGGAGGTCATGGGACATCTGGAAAGAGGTTATTTGTGACAGGTGCTAAAAGTGCGGGATGGGCAGCATCAGGAGGAGGACCGACGAGGTACACTGTCACTCTTAAAAACACTCTTTTAATCATTCATTTTAATATATGTTTTGCTGACATGCAGTGGGGGTTCCTCCAAGAAGGAAACAGATAATCTCCTGATTTAAATTGAGAAAAATGTCAACTgattcaacaaaacaaaaaaatcctCTTTGTAAAATGAGTTGAAATGGACTTGACCGCAACACTGGCCTGACCACTACCTCAGGTCCATCTACCAGAAATTCCGAGACGTTGACCTGATGGACAAGAAGAAGACGGTGACAGCTATGAAGGCTGGGGAAGACCGGGCTATTCTCCTAGGCCTGGGCATGGTCATTGCGTCGGCCATGATGTACTTTGTCCTGGGCATCACTGTACTGCGCTCCTATGCAGACAGGTACTGGACTATCCATCTGACAGTGGATTGTTTtgtgtgtattttgtatttttgggTGGACTCTGCTTTCGCTCATTCTGAAAGACTGCAATTCAATCAATCTGCCTTTGTAGTGTTGATTCGGTATGTTTGTTTGTCAGTCTTTTCTTTGTGCAAGTCACTGCACAGCATGCCACAGTATTATGGAGGGTTATCTGCGCCAATTCTAAAATGCAATGCTTAAATGCTAAATTGAAATGTGAAAATGACGCatctacctctctacctggtATTTTTACACCCCAACATCTTTCTGCAATTTTATTTGAATACAGATAAAAATCTATATTTACATGCCACTGTGTAAATCCTACAATAGCCTTTAATTATTACCTTAATCTCTCCATATAGTGTGTGGACAGAGAGGAGTGTCTGTATCGTGCTCAACTCCACCATCATGGCAGACATGAACTGCTCTTACAGCTGTGGCTCGGACTGCTGGAGAGGCTCCAAGTACCCCTGTCTGCAGGTCTACGTCAGTGTCAACACCACGGGCAGGGTCAGCCGCTTATCACACAATGAGGAGAGCTGGGACGCCAACTTTGAGGTGAACGGAGGGTCAGAATGGAGGTTGTGAAAGACTGGATAGCGTATGTTGACACGGGGCTTTGatatgctgaccacaccgctcgccttgaaaaatatatgtacacattgtcacgccctgaccttagatatctctgtttttctatatattttggttaggtcagggtgtgactagggtgggtacgctagtttttgtatgtctagggtttttgtatgtctaggggtttttgtatgtctatgttggcctgatatggttcccaatcagagacatctgtttatcgttgtctctgattggggatcatatttaggtagccattttcctaatttgtgttgtgggatcttgtttttgtatagttgcctTGTGCACTGCAATACTGCACATTTGTTagattctttgttgttttgttgtaagtttcactattaaagaatgtggaactctacgcacgctgcgccttggtctcattccgacgacaaaCGTgacacacatacatgttattcaatcatttcatctAAACTGCTTGCGTGCGTCAATGAGCGTCTgagtagccaggcgctaaaatagaacttggttctatttttgaCGCTTGACACACTGCAAGTCCTACCTCTCCCATCTcttcattggtttttaggagcatatagccgtgtgggtgattgaaagatgaaccaagatccacactccagtccagttggtggtggtaatgcaccttaaagttggttgccaatcgccatataaagtccacagaagaagactgatggaggagagattactagaaaataactaggtttccccttttatctgtgaATTAATTGTCGGAGAAGAGAACACACGATTTTGAGTGATtcaaaatgggtaaaaattctACAAAGATACAGAAAAAAAGGAccatgtgcatttcaggtaaaataaccaCCCAGTGTTTATATCCcatgacaaattagctagcaacagcaagctagctagctaaatggccctgaatgtttcatgtgttttGACCTGTTCCCAAATGAATATGGTTGGTTCAGAGTtaattttgatatttcaacctgcgtgctCTGATTTCATCTGGTGGGGATGGACAAAATCACACGCGGACGGATGCGTGTGCCCTGTCTAGCCAGCATGTGAGCTAGCAGGCCTGATTCTTCCTGTTCAGGTGGTCTGGGAAACTCCTAGCCCTATGCATGACTCATGATGCACTATGTACCTGTTTCTCTCAACAGGAACAAATGTTTATACAATTATACAATCTCAAATAAATATTTATGTTGAGTATCAAAGGATGCTTACTAAGCCTGTAGGTTAGGTATGCATGCTGAAAGCCCCCGATCTAACATCAATGTCACCTACCCACTTTTCTATTTCCAGTGTTTCTACGTGCCAAAGTGCCAGAAGGACACCAATGCCATGCACCACATTATCGTGAACATCTCAGAGCGCCTGAAGCCGCACCACCAGGTCCTGTGCTACTACGACCCCAGCGACCAGCAGGAGAGTGCCCTCCTGACCCGGCAGTACGGCCACAGTCCCGTCTTCCACTCGCTCTTCTGGCCCTCCTGTATGCTCACGGGGGGCACCGCCATCATCTTCATGGTCAAACTCACCCAGTACCTCTCCATTATGTGCGAGCAGGTTATCAAGATCGAAAGGTGAAGCTTGCTGGCGTGGCAGCTGAGAGCGTCAAACATGGCCGCCAGTCCGGGCAGATGATGACATGAAAGGGATTGTTTCAACCGAATGACCCTGTGACGTCTTGTAATGTCGCTCTCTCAGCGCTGAGAGATTTGGAACAGGTTGCTGGACTGGCTTCTGTTCTGAAACTGACATCTTGGAAAGCAGATAAATTAATGTACGACCCTTGTTGCCTGGAAAGCAACTTGCATGTTTTCTTACTGAATATGTAAGCTTGTTATATAAATTAACAGGCTATTTGAAAGTTATTCAATTATTCACCAACGCTGAACATGGGACTTTCACAGAAAGTTGGATACAATCCTAAATGTTGAGTATTGGTGAGCACTTTATCTAACACAGATGACAATGCCAAGCTACATTTGTGCTGACGGAACGAGACAGAGAGTTCATTCTCCTAAATTGACCAATGTATTTGCTGAAGATAACTGTTCACGTCCTAATGTGTCAAAGTTAGAACCCTGTTTCAGTTCCTGTATGTTCACTATGAAGAGGGTTAAAGACCATTGTGGATATACTCGAACTAGGTAGAATATGCAGAATCTAATGGGGAAAATGCTGAATGACACCATCAACATATTTTAGGGGTCAGTTATAGCTTATATTATTTATAGTAAATACCATTTTTTTGTTCAGTCTGTCATACAGAACTTGTGCTatgcagcaacaacaaaaatcaGTGTCTTGTGTTGCTCTGATGACAACCCCAGGAAAGCTGCaaactccattctgtttatttgtaatacattttgctCTGTATGCAACACATTGACCTCTCATAACATATACATGCACTCATGCCTTCCCATGGTGAGGCATatcagaaataaataaataatttaatggTGAATCAAGTAATTGTTTACAAATTATGCAACTGTAATAAACCCTACATTCTTGTTCAGAAATTCTTTCCTTTGAGGGCATTTGGCATAACAGCCTTTGAGCCTTTCCTTGCTTGAGAAAGATGTCACACCTGGCTTTGCATAAGACTGGCTTTGGATAGAAATACACATTTTATGGCTGCATTAATCACATCTTTGATATTGTCGGTTTCACTGCTCTCCCTTGTCATGACACACGTGTTTGCTTGGCCAACTGCCCGCTTCCATCTCCCTTTTACAGCAATGGAACGCAGCAAATATTTTACAATCAAGCAAGGGGGTTTCCTTGAATTTGCCCCCCTTTGCTGTCCACTTCATGACAATGTTATTACCCCCTGACCAGAAGCAGCGTAGGCGGCCTATTCCATTTTAGACTGGGAGAGATAGCTATAAGGAGTGCCCAGTAGGTCTAATGGCTGTCAGACGGTTTCGGAAGATACATCTGCGTTTATGAAAATGGCGTCCCTTCAGAGGAcaagaacaagatgtatgtcaggagaagtgcaATATCATATGGAGACGTATACTTGGAATACAGAGGAGTAATGGAAggaaaaagagaggcagaggaggtcgaagagagagagggaagatgaggGGGAGCTTGAATCGGGTTAAAATGGCTGAAAAAAGGGAGATCTGTTAAAGAAGAATGGCAGAAAGTGTAAGCAGAAGGAGCTGTATGCCGgattgaagacaggaggagaattGGAAATGAGTGAGGGCAAAGTATTGGAGGTGGTAGGTGTGATGAAGTTCTCGGAGCCTGAGGATTGCAccgagggtcaggataaagatgagtcaGCGACGGTAGGAGGGTCATTTTGTGAAAAGTGAACCCTTGCCTTcaggctgatccatttgtggtttcagggtgggtgaaaacagtTGGATGCTGTGGAATCGGTGAAGGTGATAGTtgtcttgtgataattgtttgtgtttctgctggtcagagggagcagGTGCTCTGCGTTAAACGAATGGGGACAAAAGATGTGAATTGTTTTCTCTCAAGAAAAGGCCGCCATTGACAGGAGTGATTTCTGGGATTGCTGtaaatgcagtggtgtaaagtacttaagtagaaatactttaaagtactacttaagtcattttttggggtatctttactttactatttatatttttgacaacgtttacttttacttcactaaattcctaaagaaaattatgtactttttactccatacattttccctgccTCCCAAAATTACTCTttacatgttgaatgcttagcaggacaggaaaattgtctaattcacacacttatcaagagaacatccctggtcatccctactgcctctgatctgactgactcactaaacacatgcttcctttgtaaattatgtctgactgttggagtgtgcccctggctatccgtaaataaaaaaacaagacaatggtgccgtctagtttgcttaatataaggaattggcTGGCCACCGATAACCCGGggggagggatgggcctggagacagaagacaaaggacagtgagacacaggcttaatcctagacacatggaaggtagggtgaatacggagggtacggggtaaCACAAGATGGACAGCAGTGGAACTTAGGACTCTGGAGATGGGAAAAGGACCAATGAACCGGGGAGACAGCTTGCGGGAGTCTACCCGAAGGGGCAGATCCTGAGTTgaaagccataccctctgcccaatgcGGTAGCGGGAAGCTGGGGTCCGGCGACGGTCCGCTTGTCGACGAtacctggagttggtcttgagaaTAGCCACCCTTGCTCTTCTTCAGGTATGTtgacagcggcggacaaacatctgggctgaGGGTacactgtcacgcctgctcccgctcttcctccccctcccccagccggcttgcccagcgcctatgtctcggccggttcgcccaggtggggcgccctagaggggggggggggtactgtcacgcctgctcccgctcttcctccctctggcgctcgagggcgccagactCCCCAACATTACGCACTCAAGCCACCTtcagtacgcacacctgccttccccccgtcacgcgcatcagcgctcattggactcacatGGACTCCATTACTTGTGTaatttccttccctatatctgtctgtttcctagctctgttccctgcttcgggATTATTTGTCTCATGTCCGTGTTACACGTGTTCCGACGCGGTTCCTGTCTTGTTTCCTTGTCTGTCCCTGAATAAATgtctgactccccgtacctgcttctcctgtccggcgtcggtccttacaaaatgtgaaagttgaccaactgaatgggaagattcctggtgtttgtgatgcCCTCGTTTGGTAAGACGCAGAGAAACAgtggtggtgaaacagaagagtcgttgtctgttcttttgagttttgatgttgagtctttgctcgacaaagtgatgttagggTATATAAGTTATCATGTACTTTTGTGCCGAAAACATTATGTTGTTAAAGGGGTCAAGCTGATGGGCATGTGGCaacagtgtgtaggagggaggttcctaggtgtgagaagtgtgcagaagggcatcagACAAAGGactgtgtagcattggggaaagtagtggtatgtgttaattgtaggggtgccatggggctggggatcagaaatgtccggtgtgagagaggcaggttgaggtttccagggttaaaGTAGTGcgtttattttaatttattttatttaacctttatttaactaggcaagtcagttaagaacaaattcttatttacaatgacggcctaccaaatgACAAAAGGCCTtgtgcggggacaggggctgggataaaaaaaataggacaaaacacacatcatgacaagagagacaaaacaacactacataaagagagacctaagacgcaacatagcaaggcagaaacccatgacaacacaacatggtagcaacacaacatgggaGCAGCACAACAtcgtagcagcacaaaacatggtacaaacattattgggcacagacaacagcacaaagggtaaGAAGGTGAAGACAACGaaacatcacgcaaagcagccacaactgtcagtaagagtgtccatgattgaatcTTTGACTAAAGAGATTGAGATGAAACTGTCccatttgagtgtttgttgcagctcgttcaagtcactagctgcagcgaactgaaaagacgagtgacccagggatgtgtgtgctttgtggacctttaacagaatgtgactggcagaacgggtgttgtatgtggaggatgagggctgcagtagatatctcagataggggggagtgaggcctaagagggttttataaataagcatcaaccagtgggtcttgcgatgggtatacagagataaccagtgcagtgatgtgtcctataaggaacaTTGgaggcaaatctgatggccaaatagtatttttatttatttttatttaacctttatttaacaggtaggccagttgagaacaagttctcatttacaactgcaacctggccaagataaagcaaagcagtgcgacaaaaacaacaacacagagttacacataaacaaacgtacagtcaaaaacacaatagaaaaatcaatgtacagtgtgtgcaaatgtagaagagtagagaggtaaggcaataaataggccaaagaggcgaaataattacaatttagcgttaacactggagtgatagatgtgcagatgatgtagtgcaagtagagatactggggtgcaaaagagcaagaggataaataacaatatggggatgaggtagttgggtgtgctatttacagattggctgtgtacagatACACTGATCGGtatgctgctctgacagctcatgcttaaagttagagagggagatataagactccagcttcagtgatttttgcaatttgttccaatcattggcagcagagaactggaaggaaaggtggccaaaggaagtgttggctttggggatgaccagtgaaatatacctgctggagtgtgtgctacggatgggtgttgctatggtgaccagtgagctgagataaggctgggctttacctagcatagacttatagatgccctggagccagtgggtttggtgacggatatgtagtgagagcatacagccaacgagagcatacaggtcgcagtggtgggtagtatatcgggctttggtgacaaaatggatggcaatctgatagactgcatccagtttgctgagtagcgtgttggaggctattttgtaaatgacatcgccgaagtcaaggatcggtaggatagtcagttttacgagggtatgtttggcagcatgagtgaaggaggatttgttgcaaaataggaagccgattctagatttaattttggattggagatgcttaatgtgagtctggaaggagagtttacagtctaaccagacacctaagtatttgtagttgtccacatattctaagtcagaaccgtccagagtagtgatgctagtcgggcgggcgggtgcgggcagcaatcagttgaagagcatgcacttagttttactagcgtttaaaatcagttggaggccaaggaaggattgttgtatggcattgaagctagtttggaggtttgttagcacagtgtccaaagaagggccagatgtatacagaaggatgtcgtctgcgtagaggtggatcagagaatcaccagcagcaagtgcgacatcattgatatatacagagaaaagagtcggcccgagaattgaaccctgtggccccccatagagactgccagaggtccggacaacaggccctccgatttgacacacagaACTCTATCTGAagagtagttggtgaaccagtcgaggcagtcatttgagaagccaaggctattgagtctgcagataaaaatgcggtgattgacagagtcgaaagccttggccaggtcgatgaagacggctgcacagtactgtcttttatcgatggcggtgatgatattgtttaggaccttgagcgtggctgaggtgcacccatgaccagcttggaaaccagattgcatagtggagaaggtacggtgggattcgaaatggttggtgatctatttgttaacttggctttcaaagattttagaaaggcagggcaggatggatatagatctataacagtttgggtctagagtgtctccctctttgaagaggaggatgaccgcagcagctttccaatctttggggttctcagacgatacgaaagagaggttgaacaggctagtaataggggttgcaacaatttcggcggataattttagaaagagggtccagattgtcgagCCCAGCTGAtctgt
Proteins encoded:
- the LOC120019905 gene encoding calcium-activated potassium channel subunit beta-2-like produces the protein MQSIYQKFRDVDLMDKKKTVTAMKAGEDRAILLGLGMVIASAMMYFVLGITVLRSYADSVWTERSVCIVLNSTIMADMNCSYSCGSDCWRGSKYPCLQVYVSVNTTGRVSRLSHNEESWDANFECFYVPKCQKDTNAMHHIIVNISERLKPHHQVLCYYDPSDQQESALLTRQYGHSPVFHSLFWPSCMLTGGTAIIFMVKLTQYLSIMCEQVIKIER